A genomic stretch from Dasypus novemcinctus isolate mDasNov1 unplaced genomic scaffold, mDasNov1.1.hap2 scaffold_134, whole genome shotgun sequence includes:
- the LOC101441494 gene encoding olfactory receptor 2G2-like, which translates to MPSFQLCLSILETTSQIGMVRSTNESSLTGFILLGFSDYPQLQKTLFIIILILYLLTILGNTTIILISRLESKLHMPMYYFLSHLSFLDLCFTSSVIPQLLVNLRDSMKMITYGGCTVQLYVSLALGSTECVLLMVMSYNRYVAVCHPLRYTVLMHPHLCMILASMAWLSGVATSLVQSSLTLQLPFCGHHQVDHFICEVPVLIKLACMDTTFNDIGLFVAIVLFLVVPVSFIPVSYGYIVQDILMIKSACGRQKAFGTCSSHLLVVIIFYGTIIIYLQPSKSKYKDQGKFVSLFYTVVTPMLNPLIYTLRKKSLKGLLRKF; encoded by the coding sequence ATGCCATCTTTTCAGCTATGCCTCAGCATTCTGGAAACTACCTCACAAATAGGGATGGTGAGGAGTACCAATGAGAGCAGCCTGACAGGTTTCATCCTGTTGGGGTTTTCTGATTATCCTCAGTTACAGAAGACTCTATTTATAATCATCTTGATCTTGTATTTACTAACAATTTTGGGTAATACAACCATCATACTGATATCTCGTCTGGAATCCAAACTTCACATGCCaatgtattatttcctttctcatctttCCTTCCTGGACCTATGCTTCACCAGCAGTGTGATTCCCCAGCTCCTGGTAAACCTGAGGGATTCCATGAAAATGATTACCTATGGTGGCTGCACTGTTCAACTCTATGTTTCCCTTGCACTGGGTTCCACAGAGTGTGTTTTGCTCATGGTGATGTCCTACAATCGCTATGTTGCTGTCTGCCATCCCCTTCGTTACACTGTCCTTATGCATCCCCATCTCTGTATGATCCTGGCCTCTATGGCATGGCTCAGTGGGGTGGCCACCAGCCTGGTACAGTCTAGTCTCACTCTTCAGCTGCCCTTCTGTGGTCATCACCAAGTGGACCATTTCATCTGTGAGGTCCCTGTGCTCATCAAGCTGGCTTGCATGGATACCACTTTCAATGACATTGGGCTCTTTGTGGCTATTGTCCTCTTCCTTGTAGTGCCTGTCTCATTCATCCCGGTCTCTTATGGGTACATTGTCCAGGATATTTTGATGATCAAGTCAGCCTGTGGGAGACAGAAAGCTTTTGGTACCTGCTCTTCCCACCTTTTGGTGGTTATTATCTTCTATGGAACCATCATCATATATCTGCAGCCATCCAAGAGTAAATACAAAGATCAGGGAAAGTTTGTTTCCCTCTTCTACACTGTGGTGACCCCTATGCTGAACCCTCTCATCTATACTCTaaggaaaaagagtttaaaagggCTCTTAAGAAAATTCTAG